One Vitis riparia cultivar Riparia Gloire de Montpellier isolate 1030 chromosome 4, EGFV_Vit.rip_1.0, whole genome shotgun sequence genomic window carries:
- the LOC117912376 gene encoding anthocyanidin 3-O-glucosyltransferase 5-like: protein MEGTKPHAALLASPGMGHLIPVLELGKRLITHHGFQVTVFVVATEVSPAQSLLLQQATNPHLPNLVSLPVVNDSILVDPEASVLEQLLSMVRGSLPRLRSAISAMKVPPTVLIVDMFGLEAFKIANEFEMLKYVYITSNAWFLAFTAYLPVLDKLVETKCSDLQEPTRIPGCKPLWVEHVFEPVLDIKNEMYHAYMRMAVEITMADGVLVNTWENLEHPTLAAMRDDKLLGQIVKAPVYPVGPLTRPIEATDSENGVLDWLGMQPSESVIYVSFGSGGTLSAKQTTELAWGLELSRQNFVWVIRPPMDDDAAAALFTSADGRDGIAEYLPDGFLERTKKVGCVVPMWAPQAQILGHPSVGGFITHCGWNSTLESMVNGVPMIAWPLYAEQKMNAVMLTEELGVAIRPNVFPTKGVVGREEIATMVRRLMEDSEGNAIRAKVKELKYSAEKALSKGGSSYTSLSHVVMDCQMMSRSSQQPLDNRTSTNPPSPSLKGMHLTTVR, encoded by the coding sequence ATGGAAGGCACAAAACCTCATGCGGCCCTACTCGCTAGCCCTGGCATGGGTCACCTCATCCCCGTTCTCGAGCTTGGAAAGCGCCTTATCACTCATCACGGCTTCCAAGTCACCGTTTTTGTGGTGGCAACTGAAGTCTCACCCGCCCAATCCCTGCTGCTCCAACAAGCCACCAATCCTCATCTCCCTAACTTGGTCTCACTTCCGGTGGTTAATGACTCCATCTTAGTCGACCCAGAAGCATCTGTCCTTGAACAGCTGCTGTCTATGGTACGCGGCTCCCTTCCACGGCTCCGCTCTGCAATCTCGGCCATGAAGGTTCCTCCAACCGTCCTCATAGTCGATATGTTTGGTCTCGAAGCTTTCAAAATCGCTAATGAGTTTGAGATGCTCAAGTACGTGTACATTACTTCAAACGCATGGTTCCTTGCTTTCACCGCATATTTACCCGTCCTCGATAAGCTGGTGGAAACCAAATGCTCTGATCTCCAAGAACCCACTCGAATTCCCGGGTGCAAGCCGTTATGGGTGGAACATGTATTCGAGCCGGTTCTGGACATCAAGAATGAGATGTACCACGCATACATGCGTATGGCGGTTGAGATCACCATGGCCGATGGAGTATTGGTGAACACGTGGGAGAACCTGGAGCATCCAACGCTTGCTGCCATGCGCGATGATAAACTCTTGGGCCAGATAGTAAAGGCCCCCGTCTATCCGGTCGGCCCACTTACTAGACCCATAGAAGCGACCGATTCTGAGAACGGTGTATTGGACTGGCTGGGCATGCAACCCAGTGAATCAGTAATTTACGTTTCGTTTGGAAGCGGTGGAACTCTATCAGCTAAGCAAACTACCGAGCTGGCTTGGGGTTTGGAGCTGAGCCGTCAAAACTTTGTCTGGGTGATACGGCCACCCATGGATGATGATGCAGCGGCGGCTCTTTTCACATCGGCGGACGGACGTGATGGCATCGCAGAGTACTTGCCTGATGGGTTCTTGGAGCGGACCAAAAAGGTTGGATGTGTGGTACCCATGTGGGCCCCGCAAGCCCAGATTTTGGGGCATCCATCGGTTGGAGGATTCATAACGCATTGCGGGTGGAATTCAACTCTGGAGAGTATGGTGAATGGGGTACCCATGATTGCATGGCCACTCTACGCCGAGCAAAAGATGAACGCAGTCATGTTAACCGAAGAGCTGGGTGTGGCCATCAGACCAAATGTGTTTCCCACCAAGGGAGTGGTGGGCAGGGAGGAGATAGCGACCATGGTGAGGAGGCTGATGGAGGACTCGGAAGGGAATGCAATAAGGGCTAAAGTTAAGGAATTGAAATACAGTGCCGAGAAGGCTTTAAGCAAGGGTGGTTCCTCCTACACTTCACTGTCTCATGTGGTCATGGATTGCCAGATGATGAGCCGATCATCCCAGCAACCCTTGGATAACAGAACCTCCACCAATCCTCCATCCCCGTCACTCAAAGGGATGCACCTGACCACTGTGCGTTGA